Proteins encoded within one genomic window of Equus caballus isolate H_3958 breed thoroughbred chromosome 20, TB-T2T, whole genome shotgun sequence:
- the LOC100052006 gene encoding MHC class II DR-beta chain has protein sequence MVCLRFPGGSWMAALTVILMVLSPPLAWARNTQPHFLEYTTSECHFSNGTQRVRFLDRYFYNGKETVRFDSDVGEYRAVTELGRPDAEYWNGQKDFLDDARAAVDTLCRHNYGISESFLVPRRVEPTVTVYPAKTQPLQHHNLLVCSVNGFYPGHIEVRWFRNGQEEEAGVVSTGLIRNGDWTFQTMVMLETVPQSGEVYTCQVEHPSLTSPVTVEWRARSESAQSKMLSGVGGFVLGLLFLGAGLFLHCRNQKGHTGLQPAGLLN, from the exons ATGGTGTGTCTGCGGTTCCCCGGAGGCTCCTGGATGGCAGCTCTAACAGTGATATTGATGGTACTGAGCCCTCCTCTCGCTTGGGCCAGGAACACCCAAC CACATTTCCTGGAGTATACTACGTCCGAGTGTCATTTCTCCAACGGGACTCAGCGGGTGCGGTTCCTGGACAGATACTTCTATAACGGGAAGGAGACCGTGCGCTTCGACAGCGACGTGGGGGAGTACCGGGCGGTGACCGAGCTGGGGCGGCCGGACGCCGAGTACTGGAACGGGCAGAAGGACTTCCTGGATGACGCGCGGGCCGCGGTGGACACGTTGTGCAGGCACAACTACGGCATCAGCGAGAGCTTCCTGGTGCCGCGGCGAG TTGAGCCTACAGTCACTGTGTATCCTGCAAAGACGCAGCCCCTGCAGCACCACAACCTCCTCGTCTGCTCTGTGAATGGTTTCTATCCAGGCCACATTGAAGTCAGATGGTTCCGGAATGgccaggaagaggaggctggggtCGTCTCCACAGGCCTGATCCGTAATGGAGACTGGACCTTCCAGACCATGGTGATGCTTGAGACAGTTCCTCAGAGTGGAGAGGTCTACACCTGCCAAGTGGAGCACCCAAGTCTGACGAGCCCTGTCACAGTGGAATGGA GGGCACGGTCTGAGTCTGCGCAGAGCAAGATGCTGAGTGGAGTCGGCGGCTTCGTGCTGGGTCTGCTCTTCCTTGGGGCGGGGCTGTTCCTCCACTGCAGAAACCAGAAAG GACACACAGGACTTCAGCCAGCAG